One window of the Anaeromyxobacter dehalogenans 2CP-C genome contains the following:
- a CDS encoding PA domain-containing protein has product MRARRSSLLLALLAAPLPGTALPAAQITIVNVNAPGVGFNDPTPAAPVGGNPGTTVGQQRLVAFQHAAEIWAASLDSAVEIRIQASFVPLACTASAATLGSAGAIQVFRDFPGAGFENTWYHVALANKLALADLAPGDPNTSADDIRARFNSEIGKVGCLTGTSWYYGLDTGHAASQINLVTVLLHEFAHGLGFSSFANVSTGAYLVGFGDVYSKFYFDGTTGMFRDQMTDAERQASAVNPRAVVWNGPRVTFAAPSVLTAGTPLLHVNAPAPADYQVGAASFGPAIGSPGITGDVALATDASNPTGPSPTDACTAIDPAAGVAGRIALVDRGTCGFTVKVKNAQDAGAIAVIVADNVAGGPPAGLGGADPSIVIPAVRVTLADGNALKAALAQGTVNVTLGLDLAVMAGADRDGQVLLYTPNPVQPGSSVSHWDTSASPNQLMEPAINGDLRQSVDLPHDMTRPLLRDVGWYPDGDLDGVADDAGDQCLGSDLRASVIVGGEDTGVANTLFTNGCTVADLLGRCDAAGNRGAVLSCAAHLTKALSDQGFVPVTRIGAVERAAARNP; this is encoded by the coding sequence ATGCGCGCCCGCCGGTCCTCGCTCCTCCTCGCGCTGCTCGCAGCGCCGCTCCCGGGCACCGCCCTCCCCGCCGCGCAGATCACGATCGTGAACGTCAACGCGCCCGGGGTCGGCTTCAACGACCCGACGCCGGCGGCCCCGGTCGGCGGCAACCCCGGCACCACCGTGGGCCAGCAGCGGCTCGTCGCGTTCCAGCACGCCGCCGAGATCTGGGCGGCGTCGCTCGACAGCGCGGTCGAGATCCGGATCCAGGCGTCGTTCGTGCCGCTCGCGTGCACGGCCAGCGCCGCCACGCTCGGCTCGGCCGGCGCGATCCAGGTCTTCCGCGACTTCCCCGGCGCCGGCTTCGAGAACACCTGGTACCACGTCGCGCTCGCCAACAAGCTCGCCCTGGCCGACCTCGCCCCGGGCGACCCGAACACCTCCGCCGACGACATCCGCGCCCGCTTCAACAGCGAGATCGGCAAGGTCGGGTGCCTCACCGGGACGAGCTGGTACTACGGGCTCGACACCGGGCACGCCGCCAGCCAGATCAACCTGGTGACCGTGCTGCTGCACGAGTTCGCGCACGGCCTCGGGTTCTCCAGCTTCGCGAACGTCAGCACCGGCGCGTACCTCGTGGGCTTCGGCGACGTCTACTCGAAGTTCTACTTCGACGGCACCACCGGCATGTTCCGCGACCAGATGACCGACGCCGAGCGGCAGGCGTCCGCCGTCAACCCGCGCGCGGTGGTCTGGAACGGCCCGCGCGTCACGTTCGCCGCGCCGTCCGTGCTGACCGCCGGGACGCCGCTGCTGCACGTGAACGCCCCGGCGCCCGCCGACTACCAGGTCGGCGCGGCCTCGTTCGGCCCGGCGATCGGCTCGCCGGGCATCACGGGCGACGTGGCCCTGGCGACCGACGCGTCGAACCCGACCGGCCCGTCCCCCACCGACGCGTGCACGGCCATCGACCCCGCCGCGGGCGTCGCGGGCAGGATCGCGCTCGTCGATCGCGGCACCTGCGGCTTCACCGTGAAGGTGAAGAACGCGCAGGACGCCGGCGCGATCGCCGTCATCGTCGCCGACAACGTGGCGGGCGGGCCGCCCGCCGGGCTGGGCGGGGCGGACCCGTCCATCGTCATCCCCGCGGTGCGCGTCACGCTCGCCGACGGGAACGCGCTCAAGGCCGCCCTGGCGCAGGGCACCGTCAACGTCACGCTCGGCCTGGATCTCGCGGTGATGGCCGGGGCGGATCGGGACGGGCAGGTGCTCCTCTACACGCCGAACCCGGTGCAGCCCGGCTCGTCGGTGTCCCACTGGGACACGAGCGCCTCGCCCAACCAGCTCATGGAGCCGGCCATCAACGGCGACCTGCGGCAGTCGGTGGATCTGCCCCACGACATGACCCGGCCGCTCCTGCGCGACGTGGGCTGGTATCCGGACGGCGACCTCGACGGCGTCGCCGACGACGCGGGGGACCAGTGCCTCGGCTCGGATCTGCGCGCGAGCGTGATCGTCGGCGGCGAGGACACCGGCGTCGCGAACACGCTGTTCACGAACGGCTGCACCGTCGCCGATCTCCTCGGGCGGTGCGACGCCGCCGGGAACCGCGGCGCCGTCCTGAGCTGCGCCGCGCACCTGACCAAGGCGCTCTCGGACCAGGGCTTCGTCCCGGTCACCAGGATCGGCGCCGTGGAGCGGGCCGCGGCCCGCAACCCGTAG
- a CDS encoding YsnF/AvaK domain-containing protein → MTVFSSDGEKLGKVAATGARTFTVEKGIFFPKDYLARYDEIAEITGDEIRLALTKDAFVAMRESGSYGVSGAEDTERTSAGDIRVPVHEEELDVVKRERDAGEVRLRKDVVTETRHVDVPVTREVVHVERTPATGERAMSAGERAFEKDSVSVPVHEEEVEIRKRPVVKEEVRLRKERVTEHRAADEDLRKERVDVEGEGGARPLRGDEPGPFPPRRDDDELP, encoded by the coding sequence ATGACCGTCTTCAGCAGCGACGGGGAGAAGCTCGGCAAGGTGGCCGCGACGGGCGCGCGGACCTTCACGGTGGAGAAGGGGATCTTCTTCCCGAAGGACTATCTCGCGCGGTACGACGAGATCGCCGAGATCACGGGGGACGAGATCCGGCTCGCGCTGACGAAGGACGCGTTCGTCGCGATGCGCGAGAGCGGAAGCTACGGGGTGTCGGGTGCCGAGGACACCGAGCGCACGAGCGCCGGGGACATCCGCGTGCCGGTGCACGAGGAGGAGCTCGACGTCGTGAAGCGCGAGCGGGATGCGGGCGAGGTGCGCCTCCGCAAGGACGTGGTGACCGAGACGAGGCACGTGGACGTCCCGGTGACGCGTGAGGTGGTCCACGTCGAGCGCACGCCCGCGACCGGCGAGCGCGCCATGAGCGCGGGCGAGCGGGCGTTCGAGAAGGACAGCGTCTCGGTGCCCGTGCACGAGGAGGAGGTCGAGATCCGCAAGCGCCCGGTGGTGAAGGAGGAGGTGCGGCTCCGCAAGGAGCGCGTGACCGAGCACCGCGCCGCGGACGAGGACCTGCGCAAGGAGCGCGTGGACGTCGAGGGCGAGGGTGGAGCGCGCCCGCTCCGCGGGGACGAGCCGGGTCCGTTCCCGCCGCGGCGGGATGATGACGAGCTGCCGTAG
- a CDS encoding DUF1858 domain-containing protein produces the protein MAARDDRAANITPDSRVGELLERWPQLEEVLIELSPRYRALKNPVLRRTVAKVATLRQVSVVGGVPLATLIERLRAAAGLAPLAVSEAEAGAPGGRPAWAVEQAVTRRHDARAAIEAGEHPMPKVMADLAALGEADVYELVTPFVPAPLVDLAREKGFASFSVSEGDALVRTYFRRAR, from the coding sequence ATGGCCGCGAGGGACGACCGCGCCGCGAACATCACGCCCGACTCGCGCGTCGGCGAGCTGCTGGAGCGGTGGCCGCAGCTCGAGGAGGTGCTCATCGAGCTGTCGCCGCGGTACCGCGCGCTGAAGAACCCGGTGCTCCGGCGCACCGTCGCCAAGGTCGCGACGCTTCGCCAGGTCTCGGTCGTGGGCGGCGTTCCCCTCGCCACGCTCATCGAGCGGCTCCGCGCCGCCGCGGGCCTCGCGCCCCTGGCGGTCTCCGAGGCGGAGGCCGGTGCGCCGGGCGGGCGTCCGGCGTGGGCGGTGGAGCAGGCGGTCACGCGGCGCCACGACGCGCGCGCCGCGATCGAGGCGGGCGAGCACCCGATGCCGAAGGTGATGGCGGACCTCGCGGCGCTGGGCGAGGCGGACGTCTACGAGCTCGTGACCCCGTTCGTCCCGGCCCCGCTCGTCGATCTCGCTCGCGAGAAGGGCTTCGCGAGCTTCAGCGTCTCCGAGGGAGACGCGCTGGTGCGCACCTACTTCCGGAGGGCCCGGTGA
- a CDS encoding DUF438 domain-containing protein encodes MSELINNREKRVQTLKEIILHLHRGEAPAAVRGRLAALIADVDASEVAAMEQELMAEGMSHQEVQSLCDLHADVLQDVMTRPATPMPLAPGHPVHQLRAENRALGAAAQTARQRVRELAALADEGRFDAERVEALRAFEVLWEVDRHYQRKEHLVFSVLERHGTTGPSKVMWGKDDEVRDLLKASLAALGEEGVSGAELKVVAETVLEPALSALEGMIYKEENILLPMTLGLFTAEDWGEIFRQSPEYGWCLVQPGTGYRPPEPRPVTDAVKLPPAQAVQFPSGTLSFEQLLGLFQALPVDLTFVDRDDRVAFFSEGPDRVFARSRAVIGREVKHCHPPKSVHVVERIVEDFKAGRQSVAEFWIDLHGRFVHIRYFAVRDAAGAYLGTLEVTQDLTRLRALEGERRLLAYDAGPAHDPITR; translated from the coding sequence GTGAGCGAGCTCATCAACAACCGCGAGAAGCGCGTCCAGACGCTGAAGGAGATCATCCTCCACCTGCACCGCGGCGAGGCGCCCGCGGCCGTGCGGGGCCGGCTCGCGGCGCTCATCGCGGACGTGGACGCGAGCGAGGTCGCCGCCATGGAGCAGGAGCTCATGGCGGAGGGCATGTCTCACCAGGAGGTGCAGTCGCTCTGCGACCTGCACGCGGACGTGCTCCAGGACGTGATGACCCGGCCCGCGACGCCGATGCCGCTCGCGCCGGGGCATCCCGTGCACCAGCTCCGGGCCGAGAACCGCGCGCTCGGCGCCGCGGCCCAGACCGCGCGGCAGCGCGTCCGGGAGCTGGCCGCGCTCGCGGACGAGGGACGGTTCGACGCCGAGCGCGTCGAGGCCCTCCGCGCGTTCGAGGTGCTCTGGGAGGTGGACAGGCACTACCAGCGCAAGGAGCACCTCGTCTTCAGCGTGCTCGAGCGCCACGGCACCACCGGACCGAGCAAGGTGATGTGGGGGAAGGACGACGAGGTGCGCGACCTGCTGAAGGCCTCGCTCGCCGCGCTGGGCGAGGAGGGCGTCTCGGGCGCGGAGCTGAAGGTGGTCGCCGAGACGGTGCTCGAGCCCGCGCTCTCCGCGCTCGAGGGCATGATCTACAAGGAGGAGAACATCCTCCTGCCCATGACCCTGGGCCTCTTCACCGCCGAGGACTGGGGCGAGATCTTCCGCCAGAGCCCGGAGTACGGGTGGTGCCTCGTCCAGCCCGGCACCGGCTACCGGCCGCCCGAGCCGCGGCCCGTGACCGACGCCGTGAAGCTCCCCCCTGCGCAGGCGGTGCAGTTCCCGAGCGGCACGCTCTCGTTCGAGCAGCTCCTCGGGCTGTTCCAGGCGCTGCCGGTGGACCTCACGTTCGTGGACCGCGACGACCGGGTGGCGTTCTTCAGCGAGGGCCCGGATCGCGTCTTCGCGCGCTCGCGCGCCGTCATCGGCCGCGAGGTGAAGCACTGCCACCCGCCGAAGAGCGTCCACGTGGTCGAGCGCATCGTCGAGGACTTCAAGGCGGGGCGCCAGAGCGTGGCGGAGTTCTGGATCGACCTCCACGGCAGGTTCGTGCACATCCGCTACTTCGCCGTCCGCGACGCGGCGGGCGCGTACCTCGGCACGCTCGAGGTGACGCAGGACCTGACGCGGCTGCGGGCGCTCGAGGGGGAGCGGCGGCTGCTCGCGTACGACGCAGGGCCGGCTCACGACCCCATCACGCGATAG
- a CDS encoding glycoside hydrolase family 15 protein: protein MVRVERIHDHAIIGDGRSAALVSRRGSIDWLCWPRFDGPSVLGALLDDGAGHFTVAPTQPFRTSRRYLGDTNVLETRFETASGAVSVTDFMPVASDPERRRLLLADHAILRIAACERGDVELEAIFEPRPGYGREPPRLVDARALGLRMETRAGLVTLRAGLPLRIDGGGRAAGRVRLRTGEECHFALTLASEWPAVLPPLGAELHAALDRTVGWWSDWAARIRYGGPAREAVVRSALALRLLVYAPSGAVVAAPTTSLPERVGGNLNWDYRYCWLRDAALTVRALFGLGFREEADAFVSWLLHSTRLTQPALQVLYDVHGNQPAAERTLGHLAGYRGSRPVRVGNGAAGQLQLDVYGEVIDAVAHFVRSGGTLDRETQRMLSALGEYVCRNWQRPDDGIWEPRSGAAHNTHSRVLCWTALDRLLELHAKGHVRRAPAGLFERNRAAIRAEVEARAWNAQLGSYASRLDGEDLDAALLLIPWYGFEDAGAPRMRATYRRITERLGAGDGGLLYRYRTGDSPGEGAFGICCFWGAETLALGAGSAADAQATFERLCGFANDVGLFAEEIDPATGEAVGNFPQAFTHVGLINAALSLERRLRREAPASVAEVRELPAADGVGP from the coding sequence ATGGTGCGGGTGGAGCGGATCCACGATCACGCCATCATCGGCGACGGCCGGTCGGCGGCGCTCGTGTCGCGGCGCGGGAGCATCGACTGGCTCTGCTGGCCGCGGTTCGACGGCCCGAGCGTCCTCGGCGCGCTCCTGGACGACGGGGCCGGCCACTTCACCGTCGCGCCGACGCAGCCCTTCCGGACGAGCCGACGCTACCTCGGGGACACGAACGTGCTCGAGACGCGGTTCGAGACGGCCTCGGGGGCGGTCTCGGTCACGGACTTCATGCCCGTCGCGTCGGACCCGGAGCGGCGGCGTCTCCTGCTCGCCGACCACGCCATCCTGCGCATCGCCGCTTGCGAGCGCGGCGACGTCGAGCTGGAGGCGATCTTCGAGCCGCGCCCCGGCTACGGGCGCGAGCCGCCGCGGCTGGTCGATGCGCGCGCGCTGGGGCTGCGCATGGAGACGCGGGCGGGGCTCGTCACGCTGCGCGCCGGGCTGCCGCTGCGCATCGACGGGGGCGGGCGCGCGGCCGGGCGGGTCCGGCTGCGCACCGGGGAGGAGTGTCACTTCGCGCTCACGCTCGCGAGCGAGTGGCCGGCGGTGCTGCCGCCGCTCGGGGCCGAGCTGCACGCCGCCCTCGACCGGACCGTCGGCTGGTGGAGCGACTGGGCGGCGCGGATCCGCTACGGCGGACCGGCGCGCGAGGCGGTGGTGCGGAGCGCCCTCGCGCTGCGGCTCCTCGTCTACGCGCCCTCCGGCGCGGTCGTCGCCGCGCCCACCACGTCGCTCCCGGAGCGGGTCGGGGGCAATCTCAACTGGGACTACCGGTACTGCTGGCTGCGCGACGCTGCCCTGACGGTCCGGGCGCTCTTCGGGCTCGGCTTCCGCGAGGAGGCGGACGCGTTCGTGAGCTGGCTCCTGCACTCGACGCGCCTCACCCAGCCGGCGCTCCAGGTGCTCTACGACGTCCACGGGAACCAGCCCGCGGCCGAGCGCACGCTGGGGCACCTCGCGGGCTACCGCGGGTCGCGCCCGGTTCGCGTCGGGAACGGCGCCGCGGGCCAGCTCCAGCTCGACGTCTACGGTGAGGTGATCGACGCGGTCGCGCACTTCGTCCGCAGCGGCGGCACGCTCGACCGGGAGACCCAGCGGATGCTGTCCGCGCTGGGCGAGTACGTCTGCCGGAACTGGCAGCGGCCGGACGACGGGATCTGGGAGCCCCGGTCCGGCGCGGCCCACAACACGCACTCTCGCGTCCTCTGCTGGACCGCCCTGGACCGCCTGCTCGAGCTGCACGCGAAGGGCCACGTGCGGCGCGCGCCGGCGGGCCTGTTCGAGCGGAACCGCGCGGCGATCCGCGCCGAGGTCGAGGCGCGGGCCTGGAACGCGCAGCTCGGCAGCTACGCGTCGAGGCTCGACGGCGAGGACCTCGACGCGGCGCTGCTCCTCATCCCGTGGTACGGGTTCGAGGACGCGGGCGCGCCGCGCATGCGCGCCACGTACCGGCGGATCACCGAGCGGCTCGGCGCGGGGGACGGGGGCCTCCTCTACCGCTACCGCACCGGCGACTCGCCCGGCGAGGGCGCGTTCGGGATCTGCTGCTTCTGGGGCGCGGAGACCCTGGCGCTCGGGGCGGGGAGCGCGGCCGATGCGCAGGCCACGTTCGAGCGGCTGTGCGGGTTCGCGAACGACGTCGGGCTGTTCGCGGAGGAGATCGACCCCGCCACGGGCGAGGCCGTCGGGAACTTCCCGCAGGCGTTCACGCACGTCGGCCTCATCAACGCGGCGCTCTCGCTGGAGCGGCGGCTGCGTCGCGAGGCGCCTGCCTCCGTCGCCGAGGTGCGCGAGCTCCCCGCGGCCGACGGGGTGGGCCCGTGA
- a CDS encoding VOC family protein — MAKNTICLWYDKDAEDAARFYAKTFPDSAVGPIIRAPSDSPSGKKGDVLVVEFTVAGVHCMGLNGGPAFKQTEAFSFQIATEDQAETDRYWNAIVGNGGQESACGWCKDRWGVSWQITPRVLMEALEAGGEEARRAFEAMMPMTKIDVAKIEAARRG, encoded by the coding sequence ATGGCCAAGAACACGATCTGTCTCTGGTACGACAAGGACGCCGAGGACGCGGCCCGCTTCTACGCCAAGACCTTCCCCGACAGCGCGGTGGGCCCGATCATCCGCGCGCCCAGCGACTCTCCCAGCGGCAAGAAGGGCGACGTGCTGGTGGTCGAGTTCACGGTCGCCGGCGTGCACTGCATGGGCCTGAACGGTGGCCCCGCGTTCAAGCAGACCGAGGCGTTCTCGTTCCAGATCGCGACCGAGGACCAGGCCGAGACCGACCGCTACTGGAACGCGATCGTCGGCAACGGGGGCCAGGAGAGCGCGTGCGGCTGGTGCAAGGACCGGTGGGGCGTGTCGTGGCAGATCACGCCGCGGGTCCTGATGGAAGCGCTCGAGGCGGGGGGCGAGGAAGCGCGGCGCGCGTTCGAGGCGATGATGCCGATGACGAAGATCGACGTCGCCAAGATCGAGGCCGCGCGGCGCGGCTGA
- a CDS encoding DUF1801 domain-containing protein: MDSSAVAKKASKARGAKAAGKKLPATAKRGAAAGKGGRAAARKAGSSAARKPVLLSGGNPQIAKADGDAPVQAYLAALPGWKREVGQRLDALIARNVPGVRKAVRWNSPFYGIEGQGWFVGLHAFSKAIKVTFFKGTSLRPVPPGGTGKDGRWIDVHEDDLDEAQLAAWVKQAAAIPGWGNV, translated from the coding sequence ATGGACAGCAGCGCGGTCGCGAAGAAGGCATCGAAGGCTCGAGGAGCGAAGGCCGCCGGCAAGAAGCTGCCCGCCACGGCGAAGCGGGGCGCCGCGGCGGGCAAGGGCGGGCGCGCCGCCGCCCGGAAGGCGGGTTCATCCGCGGCCCGGAAGCCGGTCCTGCTCTCGGGCGGCAACCCGCAGATCGCGAAGGCCGACGGCGACGCGCCCGTGCAGGCGTACCTGGCGGCGCTGCCGGGCTGGAAGCGCGAGGTCGGCCAGCGCCTCGACGCGCTCATCGCGCGCAACGTGCCCGGGGTGCGGAAGGCGGTGAGGTGGAACTCGCCCTTCTACGGCATCGAGGGCCAGGGCTGGTTCGTCGGGCTCCACGCGTTCAGCAAGGCGATCAAGGTGACGTTCTTCAAGGGGACGTCGCTGCGGCCCGTTCCCCCCGGCGGCACGGGCAAGGACGGGCGCTGGATCGACGTCCACGAGGACGATCTCGACGAGGCGCAGCTGGCGGCCTGGGTGAAGCAGGCGGCGGCCATCCCGGGCTGGGGCAACGTCTGA
- a CDS encoding dihydrofolate reductase family protein, whose product MGLLTFALNVTLDGCCDHREGIADDEMLRYWTRVMDGAGAMLFGRVTYELMEEAWPQVARDPKAKPADRSWARKLEAKPKYVVSTTRRDFPWSNTHLVEGDLKRKVKALKKATPRGILVGSPQLSAALQRLDLVDEYRFVVHPVVAGHGPYLFSGLQDSARLKLVAARRLRSGIVALHYRRR is encoded by the coding sequence ATGGGACTCCTGACCTTCGCGCTCAACGTGACGCTGGACGGGTGCTGCGACCACCGCGAGGGGATCGCCGACGACGAGATGCTCCGCTACTGGACGCGCGTGATGGACGGGGCGGGAGCGATGCTCTTCGGCCGGGTGACCTACGAGCTGATGGAGGAGGCCTGGCCGCAGGTAGCGCGCGATCCGAAGGCGAAGCCGGCCGACCGGAGCTGGGCGAGGAAGCTCGAGGCCAAGCCCAAGTACGTGGTCTCGACCACGCGGCGCGACTTCCCGTGGAGCAACACGCACCTCGTCGAGGGCGACCTGAAACGAAAGGTGAAGGCGCTGAAGAAGGCCACGCCGCGCGGGATCCTGGTCGGCAGCCCCCAGCTCTCGGCCGCGCTCCAGCGCCTCGACCTCGTGGACGAGTATCGCTTCGTCGTGCACCCCGTGGTGGCCGGCCACGGTCCCTACCTGTTCTCCGGGCTGCAGGACTCCGCGCGCCTGAAGCTCGTGGCGGCGCGGCGGCTGAGGTCGGGGATCGTGGCGTTGCACTACCGGCGACGCTAG
- a CDS encoding NADPH-dependent FMN reductase, translated as MATYKVGYLIGSLAKASINRQLAGALVRLAPPDLKMTEISFKDLPLYSYDYDADYPPVARAFKKAIEDSDAILFVTPEYNRSIPGGLKNAIDWASRPWGQNAFTRKPSAIIGASIGSLGTALAQQSLRGVLAFCNSPLMNTVEAYIHFKPGLITPDGDVTEPSTKDFLTNYMKEFHAFIVRVLTVLPRGA; from the coding sequence GTGGCCACGTACAAGGTCGGTTACCTGATCGGCAGCCTCGCGAAGGCATCCATCAACCGCCAGCTCGCCGGGGCGCTCGTGCGGCTCGCCCCGCCCGACCTGAAGATGACGGAGATCTCCTTCAAGGACCTGCCTCTCTACAGCTACGACTACGACGCCGATTACCCGCCCGTCGCGCGCGCGTTCAAGAAGGCGATCGAGGACAGCGACGCCATCCTGTTCGTCACGCCGGAGTACAACCGCTCGATCCCCGGCGGCCTGAAGAACGCGATCGACTGGGCGAGCCGGCCCTGGGGCCAGAACGCCTTCACCCGCAAGCCGTCGGCGATCATCGGCGCGTCGATCGGGTCGCTCGGCACCGCGCTCGCGCAGCAGAGCCTTCGCGGCGTGCTGGCGTTCTGCAACTCGCCGCTGATGAACACGGTCGAGGCGTACATCCACTTCAAGCCCGGGCTCATCACGCCCGACGGCGACGTGACCGAGCCGTCCACCAAGGACTTCCTCACGAACTACATGAAGGAGTTCCACGCGTTCATCGTTCGCGTGCTGACCGTGCTCCCGCGCGGCGCGTGA
- a CDS encoding DUF2200 domain-containing protein: MDKKPRVFTMSFGSVYPLYVQKAEKKGRTKAEVDEIIAWLTGYRGAKLQRAIDSGVDLETFFSKAPRLNPNVGLITGVVCGVRVEEVADPLMQKIRYLDKLVDELARGKKLESILRK, from the coding sequence ATGGACAAGAAGCCGCGAGTCTTCACGATGTCGTTCGGGAGCGTGTACCCGCTCTACGTCCAGAAGGCGGAGAAGAAGGGACGGACGAAGGCGGAGGTGGACGAGATCATCGCGTGGCTCACCGGCTACCGCGGTGCGAAGCTCCAGCGGGCCATCGACTCCGGGGTGGACCTCGAGACCTTCTTCTCGAAGGCGCCGCGGCTGAACCCGAACGTCGGGCTCATCACGGGCGTCGTGTGCGGGGTGCGCGTCGAGGAGGTCGCCGATCCGCTGATGCAGAAGATCCGCTACCTGGACAAGCTCGTTGACGAGCTCGCCAGGGGGAAGAAGCTGGAGAGCATCCTCCGGAAGTGA
- a CDS encoding sigma-54-dependent Fis family transcriptional regulator: protein MATDQFFRELTLRICSTLDIQKAIERVFPVLRARVPLDELRLEVLDRKLGAVRQIARVSTAGQGRAGERITQVKPAIIPLPARLWRWADAMRGPILMDEASGEDMRMMRVLTKAEHDSDLAVPLRVESTQLGFLLLRAAGKGRYTAAHAELLATVADPCAVALANALAHQELVQVRDELLDDKRFLNRELFHATADEVIGGSTGLRSVMELVRQAAPLNSTVLLLGETGVGKDVIANVLHDASPRREGPFIKVNCGAIPEGLVDSEMFGHEAGAFTGARAAHRGRFERADGGTIFLDEIGDLPKGAQVRLLRVLQSREIERVGGTRPLKVDIRVIAATHQNLQQMVTEGRFREDLFFRLNVLPINIPPLRLRAEDIPALVRHFVAVKRRGLGIRGTPTISPGALARLQAYAWPGNVRELENVVERELVRSAGRGRELSFEELARSQARSAPSRHEAPPPRTLADVMAAHIEDVLAATGGKIHGPGGAAELLGVNESTLRNRMNRLGITYGRAARKRREAG from the coding sequence ATGGCGACCGACCAGTTCTTCCGCGAGCTGACGCTGCGGATCTGCAGCACGCTCGACATCCAGAAGGCCATCGAGCGCGTCTTCCCGGTGCTCCGCGCCAGGGTCCCGCTCGACGAGCTCCGGCTGGAGGTGCTCGACCGGAAGCTGGGCGCGGTTCGCCAGATCGCGCGCGTCTCGACCGCGGGCCAGGGGCGCGCCGGCGAGCGCATCACGCAGGTGAAGCCGGCGATCATCCCGCTCCCGGCACGGCTCTGGCGGTGGGCGGACGCGATGCGCGGGCCCATCCTCATGGACGAGGCCTCGGGCGAGGACATGCGCATGATGCGCGTCCTCACCAAGGCGGAGCACGACTCGGATCTGGCGGTGCCGCTGCGCGTGGAGTCCACGCAGCTCGGGTTCCTGCTGCTGCGCGCCGCGGGGAAGGGCCGCTACACCGCCGCGCACGCCGAGCTCCTCGCGACCGTGGCGGACCCGTGCGCGGTCGCGCTCGCGAACGCGCTCGCCCACCAGGAGCTCGTCCAGGTGCGCGACGAGCTGCTCGACGACAAGCGGTTCCTCAACCGCGAGCTGTTCCACGCGACCGCCGACGAGGTGATCGGGGGGAGCACCGGGCTCCGGAGCGTGATGGAGCTGGTCCGGCAGGCCGCGCCGCTCAACAGCACGGTGCTCCTGCTGGGCGAGACCGGCGTCGGCAAGGACGTCATCGCCAACGTCCTGCACGACGCGTCGCCGCGTCGCGAGGGGCCGTTCATCAAGGTGAACTGCGGCGCGATCCCCGAGGGCCTCGTGGACAGCGAGATGTTCGGGCACGAGGCGGGCGCGTTCACCGGCGCCCGCGCCGCGCATCGCGGCCGCTTCGAGCGCGCCGACGGCGGGACCATCTTCCTCGACGAGATCGGCGACCTGCCGAAGGGCGCGCAGGTGCGCCTCCTGCGCGTCCTGCAGAGCCGCGAGATCGAGCGGGTGGGCGGGACGCGGCCCCTGAAGGTGGACATCCGCGTGATCGCCGCGACCCACCAGAACCTCCAGCAGATGGTGACCGAGGGGCGGTTCCGCGAGGACCTCTTCTTCCGGCTGAACGTCCTCCCCATCAACATCCCGCCGCTCCGGCTGCGGGCGGAGGACATCCCGGCCCTGGTCAGGCACTTCGTGGCGGTGAAGCGCCGGGGGCTCGGGATCCGCGGGACGCCGACGATCTCGCCGGGAGCGCTCGCGCGGCTCCAGGCCTACGCGTGGCCGGGCAACGTCCGCGAGCTGGAGAACGTGGTCGAGCGCGAGCTCGTGCGAAGCGCGGGGCGCGGCCGGGAGCTCTCGTTCGAGGAGCTGGCGCGGTCACAGGCGAGGAGCGCGCCGTCGCGCCACGAGGCCCCTCCGCCGCGAACGCTCGCGGACGTCATGGCGGCGCACATCGAGGACGTCCTCGCCGCGACGGGCGGGAAGATCCACGGCCCCGGCGGCGCCGCCGAGCTCCTCGGCGTGAACGAGAGCACGCTGCGGAACCGGATGAACCGGCTCGGCATCACCTATGGTCGGGCCGCACGGAAGCGCCGCGAGGCCGGCTGA